The Aminipila terrae nucleotide sequence AAGCTTACTTTCAGGGTTTGCAGCAGCTGAAACCACTGGCTTAGTTTCCTGTGAGACTGCATCTATATTCATTTCTTTCAATACATCTTCAATAATGCTCTTTAACATTCTTTCATCAAGTGCCATACTTCCACCTCCTATTTCACATCTTCTGGACTGACAGCATTAGGAATATTTTTAATTTGTTCCCATCTGGCATCACTGATCTGATATCCTGTTTGTGGCCCACGATAATCATTAGGATAGTTTACTGCGCTTATAACATGGAACTTATCATCCAGAATGGCAGATGTATGTAAATAGTCACCAGCAACTCTCTGCTTAAGCATCTTAAATATACTGTCAGCAACATCTGGGAATCCAGCTCCGTTCAGTGCCTTGACAAAATCTACACCTGTTATTTTCCTTGCCATCATGTCTTCAATAGCCTTAATATCTGCGGCCTGATCACGATCTGGCATATCCTGGCTTCCATGGGCATAAGTAGCACACTCAACTTCCTCATCCGTTACTTCAGGAAGTCCCAGTTCTCTGAACAGCCCCTGCATAACTCTTGCTGCCTTATTTCTTGCTGCTACAACTTCTTCTTCATTAACTGGCTGAAGACCACCGTCAATTTTCAAATCCCTCTGGATAATGTTCCAGTCGTCATAATCTTCAGCATCCCAGTTTGACCCTGCAAACATATTGTCATAGTTTGGAGTGGAACTGTAACCGGAACAGATAAAATCTGTTCCCGGAACCATCTGCATCAGGGATCGGGCACATCGTCTTAAATCTGAATGGGTAAAGGTCTGGTCATTTGATGACGCACATTCCAGATCAAGAGCCATAGCGATCAGATTCTCAGCTAAAATAGCCCGTATTCCTCCTGGAACACCGCCGGGAACACCCACACAGCTTACGGAACCATTCTGGATTCCCTGAACGCCTGCTCCTTTTGTTATATAAAGGCATCGGGCTTCTAAATAAAGCATGGACTTACCTTCCGCATATCCCATCTGTACTTCTGACCCTGTGCCGGATGTGAAACGCATTTTCAGACCTCTTGATGCATAACTTGATGCCAGAAATGTCTTTGAGTACGGAGTATCATCTCCATCCATAAATACTGGTTCCGTACCATATACTGAAACAGTTTCTGCATATGTAGTAAAACCTCTCATACCCATGATCAGTTCCGTAGCTTCTTCTACTGCGCACTGGGTAAGAATTCCAGGCCTGCCTACCTGTGCTCCAATAAAGATGCCCATGGCATTAAACGGAGCAAGTCTTGCGACTCCTACTGTAGTTTCCTGCTCGTCAAAACCTCTTAATGCAGCTTCTGCAGCATCTGCAGCAATCTGCACAAAAGAGTCTTTTACATTTGTCACGTGACACTGATTGCTCGGAATGAGTCTGGCTCTCATTTTGGTTACAGCCATCATCATCTCCAGAACGGTCATTTTGCCAACCACTTCAACAATCTTTGCAGGTGTCATGGATAAAGTTAAATCTAATATTTCTTTTCGTGGTACATTAATGTCACACAATTTTCTTGCTATTTCCAATGAATCCATAGCCATTACTTTTTCTGCATTTGCAGCTTTTATTGCATAGTCTGCTATGAAGGTATCCAACATATCGAAATCAGCTCTTGCTTTTCCGTCTAATTCTACAATTTTTCCATCCTGAACTTTAATACTTGGTTTAGGATCGAAAGGACTGTTCATTGCAATCAAACCAACTTCTGGCCATTCTGTTACAAAACCATCCTGATTGACCGGCCTTTTGGCTAATACTTCAAATCTTTTTGATCTTTTCATTCTCTTGCTCCTTCCTTATCTTATATGATGTATGGTGTTGTTGTTGAATTTAATGGTCCATCATCTAAAGTCCCAAGTAACTGCATACCTACATCTCTGGCTGCAATAATTGCCTGCTTCACAGCACCGGAATCTCCTGAGAACTGTAAAATAACTTCATTTGAATAGCTGGTGCCCCCATTAGCAGGACTGGCATATCCAACTACATCAACAGTTGCCGCTTTAACTGCTGTATCTGCAAGTACCACACCTATGGCTGCCGGTGCCCCCACCGTAATACCAAATGATTTTCCAATTGGCGCTCCAAATGCTTTATTTAAAGCGTAGCTTGCTCTGGCTGTATACTGGAATTCAAGATGGCCTGCTGCATTACCATATACATCGCCAAAAGTTCTGTCCAGATCTTTCAGACACACTTCAACAGCTCTTCTTACATCAGATACATCTTCAGCTCCAAAGATAATCAGTGAACCGTGTCCTGCGCCGCCCTCCGTATCTCTTGGAAGCTCAATTTTTAAAATATCACTGTTTGTAGCTTTAACAGCCTCGTCTGCAGCAAAGATCTGGGGGCCTGCTCCTGTTCTTCCCCCTACAATACCAATTGAACGGTACTTGGCATCAATGTCCATTTTTTCATGAATCTGATGGTCCACATTAGCAATAACTAAACCTATGGTGTGTCCAATGGCAGTTCCAACAAATTCTGTCAGTCCGCAGCAGCCTGCCGTACAAGCACCTGAAGCTGGCATC carries:
- a CDS encoding propanediol/glycerol family dehydratase large subunit — translated: MKRSKRFEVLAKRPVNQDGFVTEWPEVGLIAMNSPFDPKPSIKVQDGKIVELDGKARADFDMLDTFIADYAIKAANAEKVMAMDSLEIARKLCDINVPRKEILDLTLSMTPAKIVEVVGKMTVLEMMMAVTKMRARLIPSNQCHVTNVKDSFVQIAADAAEAALRGFDEQETTVGVARLAPFNAMGIFIGAQVGRPGILTQCAVEEATELIMGMRGFTTYAETVSVYGTEPVFMDGDDTPYSKTFLASSYASRGLKMRFTSGTGSEVQMGYAEGKSMLYLEARCLYITKGAGVQGIQNGSVSCVGVPGGVPGGIRAILAENLIAMALDLECASSNDQTFTHSDLRRCARSLMQMVPGTDFICSGYSSTPNYDNMFAGSNWDAEDYDDWNIIQRDLKIDGGLQPVNEEEVVAARNKAARVMQGLFRELGLPEVTDEEVECATYAHGSQDMPDRDQAADIKAIEDMMARKITGVDFVKALNGAGFPDVADSIFKMLKQRVAGDYLHTSAILDDKFHVISAVNYPNDYRGPQTGYQISDARWEQIKNIPNAVSPEDVK
- the pduB gene encoding propanediol utilization microcompartment protein PduB → MKDELMSKIVEEVMKKVDTNEMPASGACTAGCCGLTEFVGTAIGHTIGLVIANVDHQIHEKMDIDAKYRSIGIVGGRTGAGPQIFAADEAVKATNSDILKIELPRDTEGGAGHGSLIIFGAEDVSDVRRAVEVCLKDLDRTFGDVYGNAAGHLEFQYTARASYALNKAFGAPIGKSFGITVGAPAAIGVVLADTAVKAATVDVVGYASPANGGTSYSNEVILQFSGDSGAVKQAIIAARDVGMQLLGTLDDGPLNSTTTPYII